A region of Vitis riparia cultivar Riparia Gloire de Montpellier isolate 1030 chromosome 12, EGFV_Vit.rip_1.0, whole genome shotgun sequence DNA encodes the following proteins:
- the LOC117926107 gene encoding G-type lectin S-receptor-like serine/threonine-protein kinase SD2-5 has protein sequence MGLESSSVFALLFSLLMISCFQLTDAQYIRYPSNANLSSSWTNKIGEVISTNSSEYAVPQPILLRESIGSGFICGFYCYIGSDGCFFGVLIFQNIDLPELVWSANRNNPFRINATSTLELTEVGDLTLEDADGTLIWSTNTSGKSIAGLNLTEAGNLVLFDQNNNTVWQSFDYPTDCLVPSQKLVSGKELTASVSSSNWSEGLPSLLVTNEGMVAYVDSSPPQFYYNKTVRGMKNNTEPSYIQFRNEGLALFILTAAPNDTDSVISIPAALSSQFMKLDPDGHLRVYEWRESEWKEVADLLKTNEGNCEYPLSCGKYGICSDDQCSCPGDSSNAAKYFRPVDDRLLNLGCSEITSISCSSSQYYSLMELDNYRYSTFREDTVYTDMENCKQACLKNCSCKGARFLYDWNSSNGNCYLLSEVFSLIRNYGKYEETYVNSTVLLKVVDSPIENNTEQVGSKAGKKTGHVPIIIGSSLGAFFGVLILIVTCLFLFRKKNNTMEVEEDYLDQVSGMPTRFSYEDLKAATENFSRKLGEGGFGSVYEGTLGNGVEVAVKLLEGLAQVKKSFLAEVETIGSIHHVNLVKLIGFCAEKSHRLLVYEYMCNGSLDRWIFHKNQDLALGWQSRRKIILDIAKGLSYLHEECTKKIFHLDIKPQNILLDEHFNAKVSDFGLSKLIDRDQSQVVTTMRGTPGYLAPEWLSAVITEKVDVYSFGVVVLEILCGRKNIDRSQPEEDMHLLSIFKRKAQEEQLLDMVDKHRTEEMQLHGTEVVKMMRVGGWCLQSDFAKRPSMSMVVKALEGLVDVDENLDYSFSPLPLPGSLTVVGPKEGVASSSTTPLLASVLSGPR, from the coding sequence ATGGGCCTGGAGTCCTCTTCTGTTTTtgctcttcttttttctcttctaatgATCTCTTGTTTCCAACTAACCGATGCTCAATATATCCGATATCCAAGTAATGCAAACCTCTCTAGTTCATGGACCAACAAAATTGGGGAGGTGATATCAACAAATTCCTCAGAGTATGCTGTTCCACAGCCCATCCTTCTTAGAGAAAGCATTGGCTCAGGTTTCATCTGTGGCTTCTACTGCTACATTGGGAGCGACGGTTGCTTCTTTGGTGTCCTTATCTTCCAAAACATAGATTTACCAGAACTTGTGTGGTCTGCTAATCGAAACAATCCGTTCAGAATTAATGCTACTTCTACCCTGGAACTTACTGAAGTAGGAGATTTGACCTTAGAAGATGCTGATGGCACCCTGATTTGGTCTACAAACACAAGTGGCAAATCTATTGCAGGATTAAACTTAACTGAAGCAGGCAACCTTGTGCTCTTTGACCAAAATAACAATACCGTTTGGCAGTCTTTTGATTACCCGACAGACTGTTTAGTTCCCAGCCAAAAGTTGGTTTCAGGGAAGGAGCTGACAGCAAGTGTATCTTCATCAAATTGGAGTGAAGGTTTGCCTTCACTTTTGGTTACTAATGAAGGTATGGTAGCTTATGTTGACTCTAGTCCTCCACAGTTCTATTATAACAAGACTGTTAGAGGCATGAAAAACAATACAGAACCAAGTTATATTCAATTCAGGAATGAAGGCCTTGCTCTGTTCATACTTACTGCTGCGCCAAATGATACAGATTCAGTGATTTCGATTCCTGCAGCATTATCTTCTCAGTTCATGAAGTTGGACCCCGATGGTCATTTGAGAGTTTATGAGTGGAGAGAATCTGAATGGAAGGAAGTAGCTGATCTCCTGAAAACCAATGAAGGCAATTGTGAATATCCATTGTCCTGTGGAAAATATGGAATTTGTTCAGACGACCAGTGCAGCTGTCCTGGAGATTCAAGTAATGCGGCAAAGTACTTCAGGCCAGTAGATGATCGGCTACTCAATCTGGGATGTTCTGAAATCACTTCCATTTCTTGCTCATCTTCCCAATATTACAGTCTTATGGAGCTTGACAACTACAGATACTCTACTTTCAGAGAGGATACTGTATATACAGATATGGAGAATTGCAAACAGGCTTGCTTGAAGAACTGTTCATGCAAAGGCGCTAGATTTCTATATGATTGGAATTCTTCCAATGGGAATTGCTACTTATTGTCTGAAGTTTTTTCACTTATAAGAAATTATGGGAAATATGAAGAAACGTATGTGAACTCCACCGTACTTCTTAAAGTGGTGGACTCTCCAATTGAAAATAATACAGAACAAGTTGGAAGCAAAGCTGGGAAGAAAACAGGGCATGTTCCAATCATAATTGGGTCGAGTCTTGGAGCTTTCTTTGGTGTGCTTATCTTAATTGTCACTTGCCTGTTTCTTTtcaggaagaaaaataataccATGGAAGTTGAGGAGGATTATCTAGACCAGGTATCAGGAATGCCCACTAGATTCTCTTATGAAGACTTGAAAGCTGCAACTGAAAATTTTAGTCGGAAGCTTGGGGAAGGAGGATTTGGGTCAGTCTATGAAGGCACATTGGGCAATGGTGTCGAGGTTGCAGTGAAGCTACTTGAAGGTTTAGCCCAagtaaagaaatcatttttagcAGAAGTTGAGACAATAGGCAGCATTCACCATGTCAATTTGGTAAAACTAATTGGATTTTGTGCTGAAAAATCACATAGGCTCTTAGTCTATGAGTACATGTGCAACGGATCCTTGGATAGATGGATCTTCCACAAAAACCAAGACCTTGCTCTTGGTTGGCAATCCAGAAGAAAGATCATCCTTGACATAGCCAAGGGACTCTCCTACCTCCATGAAGAATgcacaaagaaaatatttcacTTGGATATTAAGCCCCAAAACATCCTTTTGGATGAACACTTCAATGCAAAAGTTTCTGATTTTGGCTTATCCAAACTTATAGACAGGGACCAAAGTCAAGTTGTAACAACAATGAGGGGAACACCTGGTTATTTAGCTCCCGAGTGGTTGAGTGCAGTAATCACAGAAAAAGTGgatgtttatagctttggtGTTGTGGTATTGGAAATCTTGTGCGGGCGGAAAAACATAGACCGGTCTCAGCCTGAGGAAGATATGCATTTACTGAGTATTTTCAAGAGGAAGGCACAAGAGGAGCAGCTTTTGGACATGGTTGATAAACACCGTACTGAGGAGATGCAATTACATGGAACAGAAGTAGTGAAGATGATGAGAGTGGGTGGATGGTGCCTACAAAGTGATTTTGCTAAGAGACCTTCGATGTCCATGGTAGTGAAAGCTCTGGAGGGTTTGGTCGATGTTGATGAGAACCTGGATTATAGCTTCTCACCTTTGCCACTGCCTGGATCCTTAACAGTTGTTGGTCCCAAGGAAGGTGTTGCCAGTTCTAGTACTACTCCATTACTGGCATCTGTTTTATCAGGGCCAAGGTAA